In one window of Thermoproteales archaeon DNA:
- a CDS encoding ACT domain-containing protein, giving the protein MFEKYIPWMIYARSRDIVEFYFTISNQPGQLEKVLEIFAKYGINILSLSAYALPEWQRQTVFIFADITNLDVNVEQVRRELETATGGGS; this is encoded by the coding sequence GTGTTTGAAAAATATATTCCATGGATGATATACGCTAGGAGCAGGGATATTGTAGAATTCTATTTTACAATATCTAACCAGCCTGGACAACTAGAAAAAGTTCTTGAAATATTCGCAAAGTACGGAATAAATATTCTAAGCCTAAGCGCTTATGCACTACCCGAATGGCAGAGACAAACAGTGTTTATATTCGCAGACATTACAAACCTCGACGTTAACGTCGAGCAAGTAAGAAGAGAGCTGGAAACTGCGACGGGGGGGGGGAGTTAA
- a CDS encoding purine-nucleoside phosphorylase: MHKKPVHIQADKEYISPFVVTAGDPGRIKQLSSLLSNVVLVNENRGFLTYTGYWKNTRITVATHGIGGPSSAIVFEELKMLGAEVIVRLGTTGALIPSLNIGDIIIVLGAAYPRGHLEMYVPDGYIGAVPDFYVTKLLIETASKYGVNAKTGIVFSSDAFYTEDEKFVETWSSRNVISVEMECATLFALGLIRNFRTGAMLIVSNSLAKKVDYIDKEFLKERVELAGKIVFDALSMLDSQSNTQ, translated from the coding sequence ATGCATAAAAAGCCTGTTCATATTCAAGCCGATAAAGAATATATTTCGCCTTTTGTAGTAACGGCGGGTGACCCCGGCCGCATTAAGCAGTTAAGCTCGCTTTTAAGCAATGTCGTTCTCGTTAACGAGAACAGGGGCTTTCTAACATATACTGGATATTGGAAAAACACACGGATAACTGTCGCAACGCATGGTATAGGAGGCCCTAGTAGTGCTATTGTTTTTGAGGAATTAAAGATGCTGGGTGCCGAAGTTATAGTAAGGCTTGGAACAACTGGCGCTCTAATACCTTCTCTTAATATAGGAGATATTATTATTGTACTGGGGGCCGCTTATCCTCGTGGACATCTTGAAATGTACGTGCCGGATGGCTATATTGGTGCTGTTCCTGATTTTTACGTTACTAAACTTCTTATTGAAACAGCTTCTAAATATGGCGTGAACGCGAAAACAGGAATAGTCTTTAGCAGCGACGCGTTCTACACTGAAGATGAGAAATTTGTGGAGACTTGGTCTTCTAGGAATGTTATAAGTGTTGAGATGGAATGCGCAACATTGTTCGCCTTGGGTTTAATAAGGAATTTTAGGACAGGTGCTATGTTGATTGTGAGCAATAGTCTTGCTAAAAAGGTAGATTATATCGATAAAGAATTCTTAAAAGAAAGAGTAGAGCTTGCTGGAAAAATAGTCTTTGATGCTTTAAGCATGCTTGATAGTCAATCGAATACCCAATAA
- a CDS encoding SPFH domain-containing protein, producing MPQVIEWKNPGKDDIVWRYPDERIEWGAQLIVREYEVAVFFRDGKAYDVLGPGRHTLTTLNLPLLTDYLTRLLGFTESPFKATIIFVSTKQFQGKFGGRSQTTDLAPLTFYGGYWFRVGDPKIFVNEVVGGKDKYTTSEVNEFIRGFINERLIDFLAKYDLLTVFTKIDEVSFKAKATVQDEFKRIGLELIDLKFEGIDTTPEYRERLFWIKQSGQAAYVLQMETAKTMAKELGKSPGAGFGAGMVMIPPVFTPPPPQPATVQPAVTAPAQTKKCPNCKRDVPLDAKFCPYCGFDFSKASSSYCPNCGAPLPPGAKFCPKCGKKIAE from the coding sequence ATGCCCCAAGTAATCGAATGGAAAAATCCTGGAAAAGACGATATTGTATGGCGATATCCGGATGAGAGGATAGAGTGGGGAGCTCAGCTAATCGTTAGAGAATACGAAGTAGCTGTTTTCTTTAGAGATGGAAAGGCTTACGATGTTCTAGGTCCTGGAAGGCACACGCTCACAACGCTAAACTTGCCTCTTCTAACGGACTACCTGACCAGACTGCTAGGCTTTACAGAGTCTCCATTTAAAGCAACTATAATATTTGTATCTACAAAGCAATTCCAAGGAAAATTTGGCGGAAGATCTCAAACAACAGACCTGGCGCCGTTAACATTTTATGGCGGATACTGGTTCCGAGTTGGCGACCCTAAGATATTTGTAAACGAAGTTGTAGGAGGAAAAGACAAGTATACGACGAGCGAGGTGAACGAGTTTATAAGAGGCTTTATTAACGAACGTTTAATTGATTTCTTAGCTAAATACGATCTTCTTACAGTGTTTACTAAAATAGACGAGGTAAGCTTTAAAGCTAAAGCAACAGTTCAAGACGAATTTAAGAGGATAGGCCTAGAACTCATAGATTTAAAGTTTGAAGGAATAGATACTACTCCAGAATATAGAGAACGCCTATTCTGGATCAAGCAAAGCGGACAGGCTGCTTACGTGTTGCAGATGGAAACAGCAAAAACCATGGCTAAGGAGCTTGGTAAATCTCCAGGAGCTGGATTTGGAGCTGGAATGGTAATGATTCCACCAGTGTTTACTCCGCCACCACCGCAACCAGCTACTGTCCAGCCGGCAGTAACGGCGCCAGCTCAAACTAAAAAATGCCCAAATTGTAAAAGAGATGTGCCACTAGATGCAAAATTCTGCCCATACTGCGGCTTTGACTTTAGCAAGGCTTCTTCATCATATTGCCCGAATTGCGGCGCTCCACTGCCTCCAGGTGCAAAATTCTGTCCTAAATGTGGTAAAAAAATAGCAGAGTAA
- a CDS encoding CDC48 family AAA ATPase, with product MSKEVQVRVAEAKQRDVGRGIVRLDRQTMKTLNLDVGDVVEIQGTKKTVAVVWPAYLEDEGRGIIRMDGTLRQNAGVSIGDVITVKKAETRPARKIILAPVEPLRFGSDFIEYVKRRLVGRPLVQGDTIIIPVLSTALRLIVVKTQPLGVVIVTDSTEVNIRSEPAREEEFRIPHITYEDIGDLEEAKQKIREMIELPLKHPELFRRLGIEPPKGVLLYGPPGTGKTLLAKAVANESGAHFIAINGPEIMSKYYGESEARLRDVFREAEENAPSIIFIDEIDAIAPKREEVTGEVERRVVAQLLALMDGLKGRGQVIVIAATNRPDAVDPALRRPGRFDREIAIPVPDKRARREIFQVHTRNMPLAEDVNLDELAELTHGFTGADIAAVCREAAMHALRRFLPKIDLESEHIPTEILDELRVTRKDFLDALKDVQPSALREVYVEIPEVKWSDVGGLEGVKQELKEAVEWPIRQPEYFREMGIDPPKGILLYGPPGCGKTLLAKAVATESGANFISVKGPEILSKWVGESEKAVREIFSKARQAAPCIIFFDEIDSIAPRRGLRGGDSGVTDRIVNQLLTEMDGITRLEGVVVIGATNRPDIVDPALLRPGRFDRVIYVPPPDKEARLEIFKVHTRKMPLAEDVDLEELAEKTEGYTGADIAAVCREAAMIALREAGKPTKVKKEHFLRALEKVEPSVSKEDLERYERIKEEFKKILS from the coding sequence ATGTCAAAGGAAGTTCAGGTTCGTGTTGCTGAAGCTAAACAGAGGGACGTGGGTAGAGGAATAGTAAGGCTTGATAGGCAAACTATGAAAACTTTAAATCTAGACGTGGGAGACGTAGTTGAAATTCAAGGAACTAAGAAAACTGTTGCTGTTGTTTGGCCTGCCTATTTGGAAGATGAGGGTAGGGGCATTATCAGAATGGATGGTACTTTGCGGCAGAATGCTGGCGTGAGCATAGGTGACGTCATTACAGTTAAAAAGGCGGAGACCCGCCCAGCAAGAAAAATTATTTTAGCTCCTGTTGAGCCCTTGCGCTTCGGTTCAGATTTCATAGAATATGTTAAGAGAAGATTAGTGGGGAGACCCTTAGTTCAAGGCGATACGATAATAATACCAGTATTGAGCACGGCTTTAAGACTTATAGTCGTAAAAACTCAACCATTAGGGGTCGTCATAGTTACGGATTCTACAGAAGTAAACATACGCTCTGAACCTGCGAGAGAGGAGGAATTTAGAATTCCGCATATTACGTATGAGGATATTGGCGATTTAGAGGAGGCTAAGCAGAAAATAAGAGAAATGATAGAATTGCCTCTCAAGCATCCCGAATTGTTTAGAAGATTGGGCATAGAGCCGCCTAAAGGTGTTTTGCTTTATGGTCCTCCCGGAACAGGTAAAACTTTGCTAGCAAAAGCAGTAGCTAACGAGAGTGGCGCGCATTTTATTGCGATTAATGGACCTGAAATAATGAGCAAATACTACGGAGAATCTGAGGCAAGATTAAGAGATGTGTTTAGAGAAGCTGAAGAAAACGCTCCATCTATAATTTTTATTGATGAGATTGATGCTATTGCTCCGAAGAGGGAGGAGGTAACTGGAGAAGTAGAGAGGAGAGTTGTAGCACAGCTACTAGCCCTAATGGACGGTCTTAAAGGTAGAGGACAAGTTATCGTAATCGCTGCAACGAACAGGCCGGATGCTGTAGATCCAGCTCTTAGAAGACCAGGAAGATTCGATAGAGAAATAGCAATTCCTGTTCCAGACAAAAGAGCCCGACGAGAAATATTTCAAGTCCATACTCGTAATATGCCCCTTGCTGAAGATGTGAACTTAGACGAACTTGCAGAACTTACTCACGGATTTACAGGCGCGGATATTGCCGCCGTTTGCAGAGAGGCTGCAATGCATGCCCTAAGGAGATTTCTGCCAAAAATAGATTTAGAGTCTGAGCACATACCCACCGAAATTCTCGACGAGCTTAGAGTCACGCGTAAAGACTTCTTAGATGCTTTAAAAGACGTGCAACCATCCGCTCTTAGAGAGGTATACGTCGAAATTCCGGAGGTAAAATGGAGTGATGTTGGTGGTTTGGAGGGTGTTAAGCAGGAGCTTAAAGAAGCCGTAGAATGGCCAATTAGACAACCCGAATATTTTAGAGAAATGGGTATTGATCCTCCTAAGGGTATTTTGCTTTATGGTCCTCCTGGTTGTGGTAAAACATTGCTAGCAAAAGCAGTAGCAACAGAAAGCGGGGCTAACTTTATAAGTGTTAAAGGACCAGAAATATTAAGCAAGTGGGTTGGAGAATCCGAGAAAGCAGTAAGAGAAATATTCTCAAAAGCGAGACAGGCCGCACCCTGTATAATATTCTTCGACGAAATAGATTCAATAGCTCCAAGAAGAGGCTTGCGCGGCGGCGATAGTGGAGTCACAGATAGGATAGTCAACCAGCTTTTAACTGAAATGGATGGCATTACTAGACTAGAGGGCGTGGTAGTTATTGGCGCTACAAATCGACCCGATATAGTAGATCCGGCACTCTTAAGGCCGGGAAGATTCGACAGAGTGATTTATGTGCCTCCACCTGACAAAGAAGCTAGATTGGAAATATTTAAGGTTCATACGAGAAAAATGCCACTAGCGGAGGACGTTGATTTAGAGGAACTAGCGGAGAAAACGGAAGGCTACACGGGCGCGGACATTGCTGCTGTTTGTAGAGAAGCTGCGATGATAGCGCTTCGCGAGGCTGGAAAACCGACAAAGGTTAAGAAGGAGCATTTCTTGAGGGCATTAGAGAAAGTCGAGCCTAGCGTCTCGAAAGAAGATCTAGAGCGATATGAAAGAATAAAGGAAGAATTTAAGAAAATACTTTCGTAG